From one Thermoplasmata archaeon genomic stretch:
- a CDS encoding NUDIX hydrolase: MGRRYQNPALTVDAVWIDRGRLLLVRRARPPFRGMWALPGGFVELTETVEDALRRELAEETGLRAGRLELLGVYSGPDRDPRKPTTSVAFLVHGRARPPRGGDDAGEARWVPLREVGRLAFDHRRILGDAVRRRARR, translated from the coding sequence GTGGGGCGCCGGTACCAGAATCCCGCGCTGACCGTGGACGCCGTGTGGATCGATCGGGGCCGGCTGCTGCTGGTCCGGCGTGCCCGGCCCCCGTTCCGCGGAATGTGGGCGCTGCCCGGTGGGTTCGTCGAGCTCACCGAGACCGTCGAGGACGCGCTGCGACGCGAGCTCGCGGAGGAGACCGGGCTTCGGGCGGGACGTCTCGAGCTCCTCGGCGTGTACTCCGGCCCCGATCGCGATCCGAGGAAGCCGACGACGTCGGTCGCCTTCCTCGTCCACGGCCGCGCCCGCCCGCCGCGGGGCGGCGACGACGCGGGCGAGGCCCGGTGGGTCCCTCTCCGCGAGGTCGGAAGGCTCGCCTTCGACCACCGCCGCATCCTGGGCGACGCGGTGCGGCGTCGCGCCCGACGCTAG
- a CDS encoding MFS transporter, producing MSTPVNPPSGSRGLSQPARERAVTLLTAIGTLMVAVDSTIVILALPTMARDLASPLSTIIWTILIYLLITAALTTQAGKIGDLLGRGRVYNLGFAIFTVGSALSGFAPTDIFLIVARGIQAVGGALVFANGGALIAAVYPPERRGRAFGFLAFGWGVGAILGVLLGGVITTDIGWRYIFFINIPIGIFAAYLGLRSLPKDTPQKVGFDLPGFVLFSAILSLVCYGLIELAVYGVSILNVSYLVLGGLLLVPWITLELRSRQPMLNLHQLKNRLLAFSLVAGLFQSLGYLSVVFLLTMYLQGLRGLSPLDASLLLVPGYLIGALLAPVMGRSVDQRGARTFATLGILCMGAAVLGYSLLDLSSWLGFIPMISLVSGIGTGMFYPANTTAIMSQATPSTFGAISGVRTTLMNLGTLLSFVLALTIASASIPRAVAYEVFLGTTNLVGGLSSAFLTGIHAALWGSAAILLVAALLSWSRGREVSKVAPAVISTTAPAEPAPLADGK from the coding sequence ATGTCGACCCCGGTCAACCCGCCCAGCGGAAGCCGCGGCCTGAGCCAGCCGGCCCGGGAGCGGGCGGTCACGCTCCTCACCGCGATCGGGACCCTGATGGTCGCGGTCGACAGCACCATCGTGATCCTCGCGCTCCCCACGATGGCGCGCGACCTCGCCTCGCCGCTCTCGACGATCATCTGGACGATCCTGATCTACCTGTTGATCACCGCGGCCCTCACGACGCAGGCCGGGAAGATCGGCGACCTGCTCGGCCGGGGCCGGGTCTACAACCTCGGCTTCGCGATCTTCACGGTCGGCTCCGCGCTCAGCGGGTTCGCGCCGACCGACATCTTCCTGATCGTCGCCCGCGGCATCCAGGCCGTCGGCGGCGCGCTCGTGTTCGCGAACGGCGGGGCGCTGATCGCCGCGGTCTACCCGCCCGAGCGTCGCGGCCGGGCGTTCGGGTTCCTCGCCTTCGGCTGGGGCGTGGGCGCGATCCTCGGGGTCCTCCTCGGCGGCGTGATCACGACCGACATCGGCTGGCGGTACATCTTCTTCATCAACATCCCGATCGGGATCTTCGCGGCGTACCTCGGGCTGCGCTCGCTGCCGAAGGACACGCCCCAGAAGGTCGGCTTCGATTTACCGGGCTTCGTTCTGTTCTCGGCGATCCTGAGCCTCGTCTGCTACGGCCTGATCGAGCTCGCGGTCTACGGCGTGTCGATCCTCAACGTCAGCTACCTCGTCCTCGGCGGCCTGCTGCTCGTCCCCTGGATCACGCTCGAGCTGCGCAGCCGCCAGCCGATGCTGAACCTGCACCAGCTCAAGAATCGGCTGCTTGCCTTCTCGCTCGTCGCCGGCCTGTTCCAGAGCCTGGGCTACCTCAGCGTCGTCTTCCTGCTCACGATGTACCTCCAGGGCCTGCGCGGGCTCTCGCCGCTCGACGCCTCGCTGCTCCTGGTGCCCGGCTACCTCATCGGGGCGCTGCTCGCTCCGGTGATGGGGCGCAGCGTCGACCAGCGCGGCGCGCGCACGTTCGCGACCCTCGGGATCCTGTGCATGGGCGCCGCCGTCCTGGGTTACTCGCTGCTCGACCTCAGCAGCTGGCTCGGCTTCATCCCGATGATCTCGCTCGTCTCGGGGATCGGCACGGGGATGTTCTATCCGGCGAACACGACCGCGATCATGAGCCAGGCCACGCCGTCGACGTTCGGCGCGATCAGCGGCGTGCGCACCACGCTGATGAACCTCGGGACCCTCCTCAGCTTCGTCCTGGCGCTCACGATCGCGAGCGCGAGCATCCCGCGCGCGGTCGCCTACGAGGTGTTCCTCGGCACGACCAACCTCGTCGGCGGGCTGAGTTCCGCGTTCCTCACCGGCATCCACGCGGCGCTGTGGGGCTCGGCGGCGATCCTGCTGGTCGCGGCGCTGCTCTCCTGGTCGCGGGGACGCGAGGTCTCGAAGGTCGCCCCGGCGGTCATCTCGACGACGGCGCCCGCGGAGCCGGCGCCGCTCGCGGACGGCAAGTGA